From Streptomyces sp. 6-11-2, one genomic window encodes:
- a CDS encoding rhodanese-like domain-containing protein: MSTPQPPVGIDELLERIRQGYERVEAREAYTAARAGDALLVDIRYAALRSRDGLIPGALVVERNELEWRLDPLGSHRVPEATGHDLRVVVVCNEGYASSLAAASLHQLGLLRATDLVGGFQAWRSAGLPVTPWDGSVQSS, from the coding sequence GTGAGCACACCCCAACCACCCGTCGGAATCGACGAGTTGCTGGAGCGGATCCGTCAGGGCTACGAGCGCGTCGAGGCGCGCGAGGCGTACACGGCCGCCCGCGCCGGCGACGCGCTCCTGGTGGACATCCGCTACGCCGCCCTGCGTTCGAGGGACGGCCTGATACCGGGCGCCCTCGTCGTGGAGCGCAACGAACTGGAGTGGCGGCTGGACCCGCTGGGCAGCCACCGTGTCCCCGAGGCCACCGGCCACGATCTGCGCGTGGTCGTCGTCTGCAACGAGGGCTACGCGTCGAGTCTCGCGGCCGCTTCCCTGCACCAGCTGGGGCTGCTCCGGGCGACCGACCTGGTGGGCGGCTTCCAGGCATGGCGCTCGGCCGGGCTGCCGGTGACGCCGTGGGACGGCAGCGTTCAGTCGTCGTAG
- a CDS encoding AzlD domain-containing protein, translated as MNIWIAVAVTAVGCYAVKLAGLLVPAGALERPLVKRLAALLPVALLAALTAQQTFADGHTLVLDARAAGLAAAAVALLLRAPFLVVVGAAVVVTAGVRALTG; from the coding sequence TTGAACATCTGGATCGCGGTGGCAGTGACCGCTGTCGGCTGCTATGCCGTCAAGCTGGCCGGCTTGCTCGTCCCCGCGGGTGCCCTGGAACGGCCGCTGGTGAAGCGGCTCGCCGCGCTGCTGCCCGTCGCCCTGCTGGCCGCGCTCACCGCCCAGCAGACGTTCGCCGACGGGCACACGCTCGTGCTGGACGCGCGGGCGGCCGGCCTCGCGGCCGCCGCCGTGGCGCTGCTGCTGCGGGCGCCGTTCCTGGTGGTGGTCGGGGCGGCCGTGGTGGTGACGGCCGGGGTGCGGGCCCTGACGGGGTGA
- a CDS encoding AraC family transcriptional regulator, translating to MAAAGEERARHWRYEELPGVDLLRARYVRKEFVRHTHEHFVIAAIVEGVEVFHHGGSDQYAGPGTLALVNPDTPHTGRAAVPEGWRYGAVYPSPELVAGIAGETTGIRGTPGFVRPVLDDPYAVGLVHQVLRAADEGNALAADTLLRVAVTRLLRLNGGALPQREIRTAGARTAARARAVLEERMAEPPSLERLAADLGSSPFALLRAFRNAYGMPPHTWLTDARVRRARRLLDAGTAPSQAAVAVGFTDQSHLSRHFSRIVGVPPGAYQRERKNVQDSRSRLFLPSTPWQNRQLSQTYAPTTEESPTPPSYETPWGSGSP from the coding sequence ATGGCGGCAGCGGGTGAGGAACGGGCGCGGCACTGGCGGTACGAGGAACTGCCCGGTGTCGATCTGCTGCGGGCCCGCTACGTCCGCAAGGAGTTCGTGCGGCACACCCACGAGCACTTCGTGATCGCCGCCATCGTCGAGGGCGTGGAGGTGTTCCACCACGGGGGGTCCGACCAGTACGCGGGCCCGGGGACGCTGGCGCTGGTCAATCCCGACACACCGCACACCGGGCGGGCGGCGGTGCCCGAGGGGTGGCGGTACGGCGCGGTGTATCCGTCGCCGGAGCTCGTCGCCGGGATCGCCGGGGAGACCACGGGCATTCGCGGGACGCCGGGCTTCGTCCGTCCCGTGCTCGACGATCCGTACGCCGTCGGCCTGGTGCACCAGGTGCTGCGGGCCGCGGACGAGGGTAACGCGCTGGCGGCCGACACCCTGCTGCGGGTCGCCGTGACGCGGTTGCTGCGGCTCAACGGCGGGGCGCTGCCGCAGCGGGAGATACGGACGGCGGGGGCGCGGACCGCGGCACGCGCGCGTGCCGTCCTGGAGGAACGGATGGCCGAGCCGCCGAGCCTGGAGAGACTGGCGGCCGACCTGGGCAGCAGCCCGTTCGCGCTGCTGCGGGCCTTCCGCAACGCCTACGGAATGCCGCCGCACACCTGGCTGACCGACGCCCGGGTGCGCCGGGCCAGGCGGTTGCTGGACGCGGGCACCGCGCCCTCCCAGGCCGCCGTGGCCGTCGGCTTCACCGACCAGTCGCATCTGAGCCGGCACTTCTCCCGGATCGTGGGCGTGCCCCCGGGGGCCTACCAGCGCGAGCGCAAGAACGTACAAGACTCCAGGTCCCGGCTCTTCCTACCCTCGACGCCGTGGCAGAACAGACAGCTCTCGCAGACATACGCGCCGACGACGGAGGAAAGCCCGACGCCGCCGTCGTACGAGACGCCCTGGGGGTCGGGGTCGCCGTAG
- a CDS encoding cysteine dioxygenase, translated as MSVSPLGPSAPDLSPDASPPAVSAPSVREPTQAELLDFVRRTAADTALITSLPLDPEGRTWVRLEGPGGSEAWLIGWPPGTGTGWHDHADSAGAFVTAAGELKENSLAARLPTDGWKTLELTEGVDRERRLPAGRGRSFGRHHVHEVLNESTDRHAVSVHAYHPPLPRIRRYSRTGQTLRLEQVERPEDWQ; from the coding sequence GTGTCTGTCTCGCCCCTCGGCCCCTCGGCTCCCGATCTCTCCCCTGACGCCTCCCCACCCGCCGTGTCCGCGCCCTCCGTACGGGAGCCGACGCAGGCGGAACTCCTCGACTTCGTACGGCGCACCGCCGCCGACACCGCGCTGATCACCTCGCTTCCGCTCGACCCGGAGGGCCGCACCTGGGTGCGCCTGGAGGGGCCCGGCGGCAGCGAGGCCTGGCTGATCGGCTGGCCGCCCGGCACCGGCACGGGCTGGCACGACCACGCCGACTCGGCGGGCGCCTTCGTCACCGCGGCGGGCGAACTGAAGGAGAACTCGCTCGCGGCCCGGCTGCCCACCGACGGCTGGAAGACCCTCGAACTCACCGAGGGGGTGGACCGCGAACGGCGGCTCCCGGCGGGGCGGGGCCGCTCCTTCGGCCGCCACCACGTGCACGAGGTGCTCAACGAGTCCACCGACCGGCACGCCGTCTCCGTGCACGCCTACCATCCGCCGCTGCCCCGCATCCGCCGCTACAGCCGCACCGGGCAGACACTGCGCCTGGAACAGGTCGAGCGCCCGGAGGACTGGCAGTGA
- a CDS encoding AzlC family ABC transporter permease, protein MAEQTALADIRADDGGKPDAAVVRDALGVGVAVGLSGFAFGVTSAGSGLTLWQTCALSLLVFTGASQFALVGALAAGGNPFTAAAGAFFLGVRNAFYGLRLSQLLALPRAVRPFAAQWVIDETTAVTLAQPTRRSARIGFTVTGVTLYVLWNLTTLLGALGAKALGDTDAWGLDAAGPAVFLALLAPMLKTATERAVAALAVLLGLGLLPVLPAGVPVLAAAFAAPAVLYLRGRRGSGARDDVREGDR, encoded by the coding sequence GTGGCAGAACAGACAGCTCTCGCAGACATACGCGCCGACGACGGAGGAAAGCCCGACGCCGCCGTCGTACGAGACGCCCTGGGGGTCGGGGTCGCCGTAGGACTGTCCGGGTTCGCCTTCGGGGTGACCTCGGCGGGCAGCGGGCTCACGCTCTGGCAGACGTGCGCGCTCAGCCTGCTGGTGTTCACCGGGGCCTCCCAGTTCGCGCTGGTGGGGGCGCTGGCGGCCGGAGGCAACCCGTTCACGGCGGCCGCGGGCGCCTTCTTCCTGGGCGTGCGCAACGCCTTCTACGGGCTGCGCCTGTCGCAGTTGCTGGCCCTCCCGCGCGCGGTGCGGCCGTTCGCGGCCCAATGGGTCATCGACGAGACCACCGCGGTGACGCTGGCCCAGCCCACGCGGCGCAGCGCGCGGATCGGCTTCACCGTCACCGGGGTCACCCTCTACGTGCTGTGGAACCTCACCACGCTGCTGGGCGCGCTGGGCGCCAAGGCCCTCGGCGACACCGACGCCTGGGGTCTGGACGCGGCCGGGCCGGCCGTGTTCCTGGCGCTGCTGGCGCCCATGCTGAAGACCGCCACCGAGCGGGCCGTCGCCGCTCTGGCCGTACTGCTCGGGCTCGGTCTGCTGCCCGTGCTGCCGGCCGGGGTGCCGGTCCTGGCGGCCGCGTTCGCCGCGCCGGCCGTGCTGTACCTGCGGGGCCGTCGCGGCAGCGGCGCCCGTGACGACGTACGAGAGGGAGATCGTTGA
- a CDS encoding AI-2E family transporter — MAPTDETGQTAPHASPFATTPPPRSPVPAEGAAGPGARMPRWLPRAMVLAIGLVAAFQLGSWAFHQLTGLLLNVLIAFFLALAIEPAVSRMASRGMRRGFATFLVFLGLTIASAGFVTLLGSMLAGQIIKMVEGFPEYLDSVINWVNTTFHTELRRVDVQEGLLHSDWLRKYAQNSAAGVLDVSAQVLGGLFRLLTITLFSFYFAADGPRLRRTICSLLPPARQAEVLRAWEIAVDKTGGYLYSRGLMALVSGIAHYVLLQALGVPYALVLAVWVGLVSQFIPTIGTYLAGALPMLIAFTVDPWYALWVLVFVVVYQQFENYMLQPKLTARTVDIHPAVAFGSVIAGTALLGAVGALIAIPAVATLQAFLGAYVKRYAVTDDPRVHGHRGRGPVPGLLARARRLWRAR; from the coding sequence GTGGCACCCACTGACGAGACCGGGCAGACGGCCCCGCACGCATCCCCGTTCGCTACGACACCGCCTCCCCGGTCTCCGGTACCGGCCGAGGGCGCAGCCGGGCCGGGCGCCCGCATGCCCCGCTGGCTGCCGCGGGCCATGGTGCTCGCGATCGGCCTCGTCGCCGCCTTCCAGCTCGGCAGCTGGGCCTTCCACCAGTTGACCGGCCTGCTCCTCAACGTCCTCATCGCGTTCTTCCTGGCCCTCGCCATCGAGCCCGCGGTCAGCCGCATGGCCTCCCGCGGGATGCGGCGGGGGTTCGCGACCTTCCTGGTCTTCCTCGGTCTGACGATCGCGTCGGCGGGCTTCGTGACGCTGCTCGGCTCGATGCTCGCCGGGCAGATCATCAAGATGGTCGAGGGCTTCCCGGAGTACCTCGACTCCGTCATCAACTGGGTCAACACCACGTTCCACACCGAGCTCAGACGGGTGGACGTGCAGGAGGGGCTGCTCCACTCCGACTGGCTGCGCAAGTACGCGCAGAACAGCGCCGCGGGCGTGCTCGACGTGTCCGCTCAGGTGCTCGGAGGCCTGTTCCGGCTGCTGACGATCACGCTGTTCTCGTTCTACTTCGCCGCCGACGGTCCGCGGCTGCGCCGCACCATCTGCTCCCTGCTGCCGCCCGCCCGCCAGGCGGAGGTGCTGCGCGCGTGGGAGATAGCGGTCGACAAAACCGGCGGCTATCTGTACTCGCGCGGCCTGATGGCACTCGTCTCGGGGATCGCCCACTACGTCCTGCTCCAGGCCCTGGGAGTGCCGTACGCGCTCGTGCTCGCTGTCTGGGTGGGCCTGGTCTCGCAGTTCATCCCCACCATAGGGACCTATCTCGCGGGCGCCCTGCCGATGCTGATCGCCTTCACGGTCGACCCCTGGTACGCGCTGTGGGTGCTGGTCTTCGTGGTGGTCTACCAGCAGTTCGAGAACTACATGCTGCAACCCAAGCTGACCGCGAGGACCGTGGACATCCACCCCGCGGTCGCCTTCGGCTCGGTCATCGCCGGCACCGCCCTGCTCGGCGCCGTGGGCGCGCTGATCGCCATTCCCGCGGTCGCCACCCTCCAGGCCTTCCTGGGCGCCTATGTGAAGCGGTACGCCGTCACGGACGACCCCCGCGTCCACGGCCACCGCGGACGCGGCCCGGTCCCGGGCCTGCTCGCCCGCGCGCGCCGCCTGTGGCGGGCACGGTAG
- the recA gene encoding recombinase RecA has protein sequence MAGTDREKALDAALAQIERQFGKGAVMRMGERSREPIEVIPTGSTALDVALGVGGLPRGRVVEIYGPESSGKTTLTLHAVANAQKAGGQVAFVDAEHALDPEYAKKLGVDIDNLILSQPDNGEQALEIVDMLVRSGALDLIVIDSVAALVPRAEIEGEMGDSHVGLQARLMSQALRKITSALNQSKTTAIFINQLREKIGVMFGSPETTTGGRALKFYASVRIDIRRIETLKDGTEAVGNRTRCKVVKNKVAPPFKQAEFDILYGQGISREGGLIDMGVEHGFVRKAGAWYTYEGDQLGQGKENARNFLKDNPDLANEIEKKIKEKLGVGVRPQEPAAEPGADAAVTTAADDAAKTAPAKATKPKASSAKS, from the coding sequence ATGGCAGGAACCGACCGCGAGAAGGCGCTCGACGCCGCGCTCGCACAGATTGAACGACAATTCGGCAAGGGCGCGGTCATGCGCATGGGCGAGCGGTCGAGGGAGCCGATCGAGGTCATCCCGACCGGGTCGACCGCGCTCGACGTGGCCCTCGGCGTCGGTGGCCTGCCGCGCGGCCGAGTCGTGGAGATCTACGGACCGGAGTCCTCCGGTAAGACGACCCTGACCCTGCACGCGGTGGCGAACGCGCAGAAGGCGGGCGGCCAGGTCGCGTTCGTGGACGCGGAGCACGCCCTCGACCCCGAGTACGCGAAGAAGCTCGGAGTCGACATCGACAACCTCATCCTGTCCCAGCCGGACAACGGCGAGCAGGCCCTGGAGATCGTGGACATGCTGGTCCGCTCCGGCGCCCTCGACCTCATCGTCATCGACTCCGTCGCCGCGCTCGTCCCGCGTGCGGAGATCGAGGGCGAGATGGGCGACAGCCACGTGGGTCTCCAGGCCCGGCTGATGAGCCAGGCCCTGCGCAAGATCACCAGCGCGCTCAACCAGTCCAAGACCACCGCGATCTTCATCAACCAGCTCCGCGAGAAGATCGGCGTGATGTTCGGCTCCCCGGAGACCACGACCGGTGGCCGGGCCCTGAAGTTCTACGCCTCGGTGCGCATCGACATCCGCCGTATCGAGACCCTGAAGGACGGCACGGAGGCGGTCGGCAACCGGACCCGCTGCAAGGTCGTCAAGAACAAGGTCGCGCCGCCCTTCAAGCAGGCCGAGTTCGACATCCTCTACGGCCAGGGCATCAGCCGCGAGGGCGGTCTGATCGACATGGGCGTGGAGCACGGCTTCGTCCGCAAGGCCGGCGCCTGGTACACGTACGAGGGCGACCAGCTCGGCCAGGGCAAGGAGAACGCGCGCAACTTCCTCAAGGACAACCCCGACCTGGCCAACGAGATCGAGAAGAAGATCAAGGAGAAGCTGGGCGTCGGCGTACGGCCGCAGGAGCCGGCCGCGGAGCCGGGCGCGGACGCCGCGGTCACCACCGCCGCGGACGACGCGGCCAAGACGGCGCCCGCCAAGGCCACCAAGCCCAAGGCCTCCTCGGCCAAGAGCTGA
- the recX gene encoding recombination regulator RecX, producing the protein MTRRTDWAEYEHEQAYEHAAFGAPRGRGTGDALGSGTDGDGMHGDAEPDAGVPWGDDGQRRAGGPPMGGARRGGSRDGGSHGGRGRRRRGFGEASAEDGGTYSLPRAEQGEPQGDPVERARAICLRLLTGTPRTRKQLADALRKREIPDEAADEVLSRFEEVGLIDDSAFADAWVESRHHGRGLARRALARELRTKGVDAALIDEAVGRLDADQEEATARELVARKLRSTHGLDRDKRLRRLAGMLARKGYSEGLALRVVRQALEEEGEDTDFLADEGY; encoded by the coding sequence GTGACACGGCGAACCGACTGGGCCGAGTACGAGCACGAGCAGGCGTACGAGCACGCCGCCTTCGGTGCCCCACGGGGGAGGGGCACCGGGGACGCGCTCGGCTCGGGCACGGACGGAGACGGCATGCACGGGGATGCCGAGCCGGACGCTGGTGTGCCTTGGGGCGACGACGGACAGCGGCGCGCGGGTGGCCCACCCATGGGTGGTGCGCGCCGGGGCGGCTCGCGTGACGGCGGGTCGCACGGTGGACGCGGACGCCGTCGGCGCGGCTTCGGCGAGGCGTCCGCCGAGGACGGGGGCACCTACTCCTTGCCGAGGGCTGAGCAGGGGGAGCCTCAGGGGGACCCGGTGGAGCGGGCGCGCGCCATCTGCCTGCGCCTGCTCACCGGGACCCCGCGCACCCGCAAGCAGCTCGCGGACGCCCTGCGCAAGCGGGAGATCCCGGACGAGGCGGCGGACGAGGTCCTGTCCAGGTTCGAGGAGGTCGGGCTGATCGACGACAGCGCGTTCGCGGACGCCTGGGTGGAGTCCCGGCACCACGGGCGCGGACTGGCCCGGCGTGCGCTCGCCCGGGAGCTGCGGACCAAGGGCGTCGACGCGGCACTGATCGACGAGGCGGTCGGCCGGCTCGACGCCGATCAGGAGGAGGCCACCGCGCGCGAACTCGTCGCCCGCAAACTGCGCTCCACCCACGGCCTCGACCGCGACAAACGGCTGCGCCGCCTCGCCGGGATGCTCGCCCGCAAGGGCTACTCCGAGGGCCTGGCCCTGCGCGTGGTCCGGCAGGCGCTGGAGGAGGAGGGCGAGGACACGGACTTCCTGGCCGACGAGGGCTACTGA
- a CDS encoding DUF3046 domain-containing protein, with translation MRLTVFWERMAEHFGTGYADTFARDHVMSELGGRTVHEALAAGWDAKDVWRVVCQVMHVPRERH, from the coding sequence ATGCGGTTGACGGTCTTCTGGGAGCGGATGGCGGAGCACTTCGGCACGGGGTACGCCGACACCTTCGCGCGCGACCACGTGATGTCGGAGCTCGGCGGGCGCACGGTGCACGAGGCGCTGGCGGCCGGCTGGGACGCGAAGGACGTGTGGCGCGTGGTGTGCCAGGTCATGCACGTCCCGCGGGAGAGGCACTGA
- a CDS encoding putative leader peptide, whose protein sequence is MRLWRRVHMDLVRYAGCVCRPAC, encoded by the coding sequence GTGCGCCTGTGGCGGAGGGTCCACATGGACCTCGTCCGCTATGCGGGCTGCGTGTGTCGTCCCGCCTGTTGA
- a CDS encoding FAD-dependent monooxygenase: MDPVIVVGAGPVGLTLALALARQEVPSVVLDEGPGADTPRAARTVVLREDTAALVERLAGAPLGGAGLRWAGWRSLRRKQVMREITFDDAEPAPLHIAQHVLTDALRTAVAREPLVELAVDSRLDSMEQESTGVTVHTRGPGGTWWRGSYLVGCDGPRSTVRKLQDIRFPGRTAVERHAVAAVRTELPRPGEAFLHRLPPWRTTGPFAGEIAARPLPDDVWRLDWLLPPGKDLVTPELLLARIRETLAGWTGETSPSYELLDTGVHTVHHRVARRWRAGRVFLAGDAAHLLGALGTQGLDEGLRDADNLAWKLAPAWHHGPHEGLLDSYQTERRAIVAARLRAADQLLPVLRGGGGLRSFVPGSGRGHDALLMDGHLGRGPLGAPGAYADSPLTPPPLDGEVLVDTPAGAPVADVVVTAEDGSCVPLRDRLGHGALLVVLIAPGTGVWERRHWVGAGIMPRLAAAVTALPHPAELLVTESYPGAAPHTVLLVRPDGHLVTALSGVRPADLYTAAETALGGAGHAEDRAEAGAR; this comes from the coding sequence GTGGACCCGGTGATCGTTGTCGGAGCGGGGCCCGTCGGGCTCACGCTCGCCCTGGCGCTGGCGCGTCAGGAGGTGCCGTCCGTCGTGCTCGACGAGGGACCCGGCGCGGACACGCCGCGTGCCGCGCGCACGGTCGTCCTGCGCGAGGACACCGCCGCGCTCGTGGAGCGTCTGGCCGGTGCGCCGCTCGGCGGGGCCGGGCTCCGTTGGGCCGGATGGCGGTCGCTGCGGCGCAAACAGGTGATGCGCGAGATCACCTTCGACGACGCCGAACCCGCACCGCTGCACATCGCCCAGCACGTGCTGACCGACGCCCTGCGCACGGCCGTCGCCCGCGAACCGCTGGTCGAACTCGCCGTGGACAGCCGCCTCGACAGTATGGAGCAGGAGTCCACGGGGGTCACCGTCCACACCCGCGGCCCGGGCGGCACATGGTGGCGCGGCAGTTACCTGGTCGGCTGCGACGGCCCGCGCTCGACCGTGCGCAAGCTCCAGGACATCCGCTTCCCCGGTCGTACGGCCGTCGAGCGGCACGCCGTCGCCGCGGTGCGCACCGAACTGCCCCGGCCCGGCGAAGCGTTCCTCCACCGGCTGCCGCCGTGGCGGACGACCGGCCCCTTCGCCGGGGAGATCGCCGCCCGTCCGCTCCCGGACGACGTGTGGCGGCTGGACTGGCTGCTGCCGCCCGGCAAGGACCTGGTCACACCCGAACTGCTGCTCGCCCGCATCCGGGAGACCCTCGCCGGCTGGACCGGCGAAACCTCGCCGTCGTACGAGCTCCTGGACACCGGAGTCCACACGGTCCACCACCGGGTGGCCCGCCGCTGGCGCGCCGGGCGGGTCTTCCTCGCCGGGGACGCGGCCCACCTGCTGGGCGCGCTCGGCACCCAGGGTCTCGACGAGGGCCTGCGGGACGCCGACAACCTCGCCTGGAAGCTGGCGCCGGCCTGGCACCACGGGCCGCACGAGGGGCTGCTGGACAGCTACCAGACCGAACGGCGCGCGATCGTCGCCGCCCGGCTGCGCGCCGCCGACCAGCTGCTGCCGGTGCTGCGCGGGGGCGGCGGATTGCGGTCCTTCGTGCCCGGGTCCGGCCGTGGACACGACGCCCTGCTGATGGACGGCCATCTGGGGCGCGGGCCGCTGGGCGCGCCGGGGGCGTACGCGGACTCACCTCTCACGCCCCCGCCCCTCGACGGGGAGGTGCTCGTGGACACGCCGGCCGGCGCCCCGGTCGCCGACGTGGTGGTCACCGCGGAGGACGGTTCCTGCGTGCCGCTGAGGGACCGGCTGGGCCACGGCGCGCTGCTCGTGGTGCTGATCGCGCCGGGCACGGGTGTGTGGGAGCGCCGGCACTGGGTGGGCGCCGGCATCATGCCCCGGCTGGCCGCCGCGGTGACCGCGCTGCCGCACCCCGCCGAGCTGCTGGTCACCGAGAGCTACCCGGGTGCCGCTCCCCACACCGTCCTCCTGGTACGGCCCGACGGACACCTGGTCACCGCGCTGAGCGGGGTGCGCCCGGCCGACCTGTACACCGCGGCGGAGACGGCGCTGGGCGGCGCCGGACATGCCGAGGACCGTGCCGAGGCGGGCGCACGCTGA